The nucleotide sequence AGCAAATTCCAACGGAACAACAGGCGCAGATCAACAAGTACCAcctcaacttcttcaactcaTTAGAAGTTCACCCATTCCTCCTCCTTTACTAAGTAAGATACCCAATTTACCCAAAGGTGTAACTACTTGGaaccaaatttttgattgcATTAAAAAGAAGGTAATTTCGCAAGACATCTTACCATTAGTGAGAGATATTCATTCTACCCATATGCAATTAGTAATGCgtcagcaacaacaaaagatgaaCGTTCGCAATGAGGGTAATAAGGTACCTAATACAATTCCAATGGGTGATGACGAgttgaaaacaaatcaagTAAACCCTCCTATTGGACATgttaatttcaataatctTACCCTTCAACAACGACAACAGTTATTGCAAAGACAACGCGAGGCACAGCAACGTCAAATGCCACAGGGTACAAATCAACCTGGCCCAGGtttaaatcaaaattttaatcaACAAGGGCTCCCTCAACAAGGTGCACGCCCTGGACAACCACAGTCCCAAAACCTGTTGCCACCTCAAAAACcatcttttcaacaacaacaacaacagcagcagcagcagcaacaaaaccaacaaccCTTTGATCAAAGACCCCCACAATTCCAAGTTACTCAGCAAGACTATGCAAAATATTCCAATGATGCTTTGACTTTGCTTAATcgtttgcaacaacaaaaacaaattgcaGGACAACTTGATCCTAATATGAAGGAAACATTTATTCGAAAATATATTCTCCATCAGAAGAATCAGCTTtggaaacaacaaattgcGGCACAAAGTGGAGCAACAGGGTTAGGAACGCAAAATACAGGACACCAAACACAACAACCTCAACCACAAGCTCCTCAAAATGCGCCCGTTCCAATGCACCTGAATGGTGGTAATTTATCAGGAAAACAAGTCCGAATGCCACAACAGGCACTGCCCATGATAGGTGCTTCGAACACTCCTTTGATGAAACCAAATATGGGTCCCCAAAATAACCTTTCATCTCctttgatgaatcaaagaGGTCCAGTGATGAATGAACCACCAGTTCCTCCTACTAGACCAACCCCAACTGCTTCAAATCCGCCATCAAGTTCTTTACTTCCTCCTTTAACCGATGAGGCAAAGCTTCGTCTTAGACAGTTGATTGAGGAAGTCTCAAGAAATAATGTGTTGTTGAGAGATGTGACAACATTACTCTCGCCTAAAGATAAAGGTGCGGTAAGGGATGCCATGAATCGAATCCAGGAACAGTATGGAAACGTCGACTCAATAATAAGCTACTTTTACTTGTTTACGAAGAATATTGAGGGAACGAAAAGACTTATTCAAATGAAATACATGaccaaaaatattttggaGAACTTGAAGCGAGGTGTATATTTAGCTGGCCCTGACttgttggagaaattgaGGAACCAATATgccaaatattttgattaCGTGAAAGAACAAGTAGCTCAACGTAGGCAACAAATGGCAGCCTCAGGAAACTCGGGTATACATCAACCTCAAGCCATACAAGCTCAGCAAGCTTCACCACAACCACAGCCACAATCTCAAGGGTCCCAATCAATGATGCAGGGTGGACCAGCATTGATGGATCAAATATTTGGCAATCCTAATGTTCAAGGTTCGCCTAATTTATTTGCACCCACCATTAATCAGTCTCCACAGCAACTTCACCAAGGTCTTCCTCCTCAGataccacaacaacagcagttTGCTAATCAAGGTATGCCAGGGGTTCCCATGGGGAAACAGCCTTCTCAACAACAGATGCAGATGAATCAGCACTGGGGCAATGTTGCCAATGTACCAAACAacttgcaacaacaatttccaCCACAAGCTCAACAACAGAATGTTCAACAAGTGCCTCCACAACAGCGCAACTCAGTGCTGCAGATGAAACCAAAGAAGGCGCCACCTAAAAAGAAACGTAACAGCACCGCGGCAGCAGCTACGCCTAATGCTATAGCCTCATCTATTAAAACTCCTCATAATGTGGCAACACCACAGATTCAAAATTCGTTGCAATCTCCGCAAATCAAGAGTACACCTGCTCCTGCCGCTCCAACGCCAAAGCCTACTGCCCCACCTAGTGTACCCCCAACAAATGCACCTTCTACAGGCCCTACTAGTACAGGGGGTACCACACCAAATACCCGAACCACACCTGAGATCGACATCTTTTCAATGTCAAGTGATCTGGTGAAACGGAGAGAGCTTTCTCTTACTGATCCTCAGCAATTCTTTGTTGAGTCTATGAGAAAACTTCTTGAGTTGGACGGGCAAGGTAAAGAGCGACTAGTCGATTCGACGGCTACACTTTGTGCTATCAGTACTAGTTTTAGACAAGTTCAAgagattgaagaaatatGCGAAAACGTTTTTTAGTTTTTAATATACGTTAAATTGTGTTTACGAATAGAAGAACAGCCCGTAGATGAAGAGCGCTCGTATCATAGAATGCAAACCAACATGATGGAAAAAAATAGATCCGGTGCTGATATCTTTAAATCTAGAACTCAATATGGCACCATTATTCAACCCAGACGAAAAGAAGATTTCAGTGGCATTTGTATGCTTGGGTAACATGTATGAAAAGGACTACTAGATTCGTATTGTATTTTGGCTGTTACTAACATTTGTCTTTTAGTTGTCGTTCGCCAATGGCAGAAGCCATTTTCAAGCACAGAGTTAAAGAGTTGGGGTATGCAccatatttcaaaaacattgaGTCATTTGGTACATCTGGATGGCATATAGGTGAACTGCCGGACTCAAGATCGGCCAAAACCTGCAGGAAACATGGTGTACCTGTTCAACATCATGCTCAACAAATCAGTTCCAAGGATTTCGAAAAGTTTGATTATGTTATCGGTATGGACGAAAGCAACTTATCGGATTTAATGTATATGAAGCCAAGAGGAAGCCAgactgttgttgatttgtttggAAGGTGGAGAACTAACAtggaatttgataaaatcgTTGGTGATCCATACTATGGAGGCATTGATGGGTTTgaatacaatttcaaccaaatcaGCCATTTTACAGATGAATTCTTAAAGCAGGAAATTGGAACTTTAGATTAGATAGAGCTTGCTTAAAAGTTATAGAGTCATAGATAGATGTTTGAAGTGTAGTCGTGTGTATATGCATATTGGTTGCgaagaaatttttcttttcgaAATCTTTCTCGGTTTAAACAAACACCAAAAGTTGGATTCACCACACAAGCAGATATAAACTCATCATATATCCATCGATTCGAACATGAGTGCCAGGAAACTACAGCAGGAGTTTGACAAGGTCAATAAGAAAATTGCAGAGGGTCTTGCGGCATTTGATGACACCAAAGAGAAGATGCAAAATTGTGAAGTTCCTTCACAAAGGGACAAGTTGGAGAACGACTTGAAAAAggagttgaagaagttgcAAAGGTCGCGAGATCAGTTGAAGATATGGTTAGGTGATAGTGGTATAAAGCTAGACAAGTCTTTGCTACAAGAGAATCGTACAAAGATTGAACACTCAATGGATATATTCAAGGAGTTGGAGAAGTCATCCAAAATCAAGCAATTTTCAAACGAAGGGTTGGAGTTACAAcgagaaacaaaaaagcTGTCTCGGTTTGGAGACGTAGAAAAACTACAAGAGGCATGTGATTACATTACAGGAGTAATTGAACAGTTGACAAACCAGAATGACGAATTGGACCAGGAGTTGGATTCACTTGGAGCTCAACTGAAGAAAAAAGGTGGATACTCTGTACAAAGTTCGATAGAGGATATCAAGTATAAAATAGATCGAAATAATACtcatgttgaaaaattggaagagGTGTTGgataatttggaaaatgacAGATTGGATCctgcaaaaattgatgatatcaaAGATGATTTAGACTACTACGTTGAAATGAACCAAGACGAGGATTACGTTGAATATGACGAATTTTACGATCAATTAGAGGTTGccgatgatgaagaagaagagttgGAAGTGGAAGGAAGTTTGGCTCAAATGGCTGCCgaatcatttgaagaagaggaaagaaagagactagaattgcaacaattggGTCAACAACAGTCGGAAGCCACACGTGCAAGCCAATCATCGGCATCCTCTTCGATAGCACCACCAGCGCATCAAGTAAAGTCGGGCTCTGTGTCTTCCTCGTCTGATGCCCATTCGCATGGTCATTCAAACACAGCAGCCACTAGTGCAAAAGCAGAAATACTGGCAAATGGtactactactacaacaacaccagTTAAGAAAGCAAAAGCAATGAATGTTGTGCCGGCTCCTCCCCCACCAATTACCAATACCGTTTCATATTCTAGTGTGATCAAAGCAGCCCAAGCAGCGGGCACTAGTGAAGCCAATGCTACTTCATCGAACCACACGTCAAGCTCAAACAACACACCAAAAGTTAACAACAATGTACCTCTTGCTACCGCACTTGGATCTACTGCTTCTGGTACACCAAGTAAAGCGCCACCTCCAGGGTTTGGTCAACCACTTGCTTCTGTCAGGTCACAGTCTGCTTCTCCACTTACAAGCGAGTCTAATTTAAATGATATTGACCAGAGAACAACACaaccattgaaaaagaagttgtcTAACACGTCACAAACATCATTGGTTTCGAACTATGATTCTGGTTTGGGTGAttcattcaacttgttAATGAATATAACTAGCAGTCGGTTGAACGATCCATTACCAATACAATCAATTGGTAACTTGCTAGAAAGttcattattgaattgCCCGGATTCTTTTGACGCTGAAAAGCCTCGGCAGTACGTTCCACAAAATGTTCATCCCTCACTGGTTGATTATCCTCAAGAGCCaatgtttgaattgaattctGCTCACTACATGCAAAAGTTTGACGATGATACTTtattcttttgcttttacTATAGTGAGAGCATAGACAACTTTGCCAAGTATAATGCAGCAAATGAGTTGACAAAACGAGGCTGGGTATTCAATACAGAGGTTGGTCAATggttttccaaaaaggACACCAAACCTTCTGGGTCAAAGAGATTACTGATGTTGCTCCAAAAGGAGGATTCTCTAGAACCTCAAGGTGAATCCAATGGTAATGCTCAATTTAAGAAGTactttgatgaaaagacaTGGCTTGTTAGAAATGCTAACCTGAAAAAAGTATAGAGGTTTGATAATGGTGAGGAGAGTCCTGCGGTACATATAGAGTTTAACCTTTTACTATATGTGTTTACCAACTCCAATTATTTAAATAGCTTGTGTATTGTATACTGTGAATATTTGATGTGAAAGGGTTTGTAAGCAATTGTCGCACCTGAGAATGTACAATTAAGGTACAAAAGAAACTACTTTAGAGATGAACAGCACATCAGCCACTATTCGATGATAATTGTCTTAAATTGTGCTTCGGTTTTCAGATGGTTGGACTTGTCAAAGGTTGTGGTTTTACTATCCAAATCTCataattcaaaacaaacacaagTACTAGATCTGGATATTCTTTCGCTAAAGAGTGAGAAgggaaaaaaattaattgcACAAAAAGTATGATTCGGTGATTCTAGAAATGAAAGTAATATAATGGTATTGTTGTGAGATCATTTAAAATAAGTCAGAACTTCAGACCTGTTATGCAAAATCTCTCTGCGGATGATCTGGGTGTAAATCTCTGGTGATCATGCTATATGCTCGATTATTTTCCTAATTTTCTGCACCCCTTTTTTAGACCACGTCTGAATTTCATTCGTGTAattcattgtttttttttttagtGCAGAAAAACGGTACGATTTCAACATCGCCTGGTAATTTACTTGACTATTTCGTATATATATTCTTCTTAACAAAGCCTCAGGCACTCGCTATCACTACAAAGGAACTTTTATTCTCATCAAGTGCCACGACCAAACTATTCTGTTTTGTATTTCGAGGTATCTACGGctcaaattttcaaagatcTAGAGAGAATGACAGAGACTCATTcatatattttgaattttgtggATATAGTACAGAGGGATGACGACGGATGTGTTGATAACTGTCCTACATTATCTGAATGTGTATGCAGtaaaaagaatgaagaaTGTGTTCAAGTAGCTCAGACATGTGAGAAATGTGCTTACAACAAATGTGTTGCAAAGGTATCTTCccacaaaacaaacacTGGAGCCATAGTTGGTGGTGCTATCGGTGGAGCAGTTTTCATTGCTTTACTTGCTGCTTTGTATTATTACTTTCGCGTGTATAAAAAGCGGCCACCCGTTTTattggatgatgaatatgacTACAGTTATCAGGATGAGGATACTGATGGATTTGTTTCAGATAAGGGAGGAGGTTATGCTTTGCAGAGTATGATAAGTAAAGGGGCAAATAATTCGCAGTCCAATATTCTGGACCAATTAAGTCCTACAGAGTCACACTTTTCAGGGATTGGTAAACGTGAAGGAAACTTGCCCAATAATGGCCCTTTTCCTTCTCATACCCAACTTGATAAGGATGCCACATCTGGAGGGCAGAATGGTGCAGTTGCTGGCTCAGCGGCACTAGAACGACCACCCGCGCGTAGAGTCCTATCTGGTGAAGCAAGGGCGAAAGCGAAAAGAAGAATATCGTCGTACGAATCGTTTACTCGTCCAAATGCTCTTAAGCTGAagtcaaaacaacaacagcagttGGCTGCGCAACAGAGGCGAGAAAGGCAGCAAAAGATTATCAGACAAGccaatttgcaacaacagcagaatttacaacttcaacaccCACAAGGAGCAGATGGAGTCAACCAAATTTATCTGAATCATTCACACAGGAGCTCTGTTGCTACTTCTATATCCAATGCGTCAAATATATTGCCGATTGCTTACATTCCTGGGGTTACCGTCAGACCAACAAAGAATAACACGAGATCATTATATTCTTATGATTCGGAGTCATTGTTTTCTGATTTAAATACAATTGAGAACGCTAGTATTGTTGGAGAAAGCATTGGTAATCATGGACAAGCAGCAAGTGCAGCTCCTAATGGAGCTAATGGCAATGGGGTTTCTGTAAATACATCCCCAGCAACCATGACTGCAATCAAAGCACAACCTAAATTGGTCAATGTggacaaaattgaagaggaagaagaagaagaagatttcaATGAGGAGGATGAGGACTCATTTGATATTATTCCTCATCATGGATTTGATACAAAGACTTCTCGAGATGATACTGATGATAGTGATGTTGATTCCGACATTGGCCAGATTACTAGAGCCACATCGgtgaaaagattgaataaaaagagCTTGAGTCATTCAGATGTTGAAGGTACAACAATGAGAAGTTCAGACCATAGTAGTCTACCTCATAATCGAGAAATTTTAATGAACAGTGAATCGTCACTGAATATATCCCGTATTCCTGCTGATGTGATCCATTataatgatattgattcGAATCGAGATGCTGCATCTACAGTGGGTTCATTTCTATTTGATATCGGATTTGAAGACAATTCCATATCATCCCCGTCAAATATTGCTTTCGATGAGTCCAATCGTAAAGGTAGTCCATTTGCTGATAGTGGTGTATAGACATTTATTAGGCAATAGATAAGATACGCTATATTTTGTTAACGATACGATTTTTGAGATTTGTGGTCGAGCCTTTGCTGCAAAACAGCTAATGAGGAGAGTCCCTGTCTCAAAAACA is from Candida orthopsilosis Co 90-125, chromosome 1 draft sequence and encodes:
- a CDS encoding Ltp1 protein phosphatase (member of the PTP family (tyrosine-specific), similar to S. cerevisiae Ltp1p): MAPLFNPDEKKISVAFVCLGNICRSPMAEAIFKHRVKELGYAPYFKNIESFGTSGWHIGESPDSRSAKTCRKHGVPVQHHAQQISSKDFEKFDYVIGMDESNLSDLMYMKPRGSQTVVDLFGRWRTNMEFDKIVGDPYYGGIDGFEYNFNQISHFTDEFLKQEIGTLD
- a CDS encoding Not5 protein (protein with similarity to S. cerevisiae Not5p, member of the transcription regulatory CCR4-NOT complex); the protein is MSARKLQQEFDKVNKKIAEGLAAFDDTKEKMQNCEVPSQRDKLENDLKKELKKLQRSRDQLKIWLGDSGIKLDKSLLQENRTKIEHSMDIFKELEKSSKIKQFSNEGLELQRETKKSSRFGDVEKLQEACDYITGVIEQLTNQNDELDQELDSLGAQSKKKGGYSVQSSIEDIKYKIDRNNTHVEKLEEVLDNLENDRLDPAKIDDIKDDLDYYVEMNQDEDYVEYDEFYDQLEVADDEEEELEVEGSLAQMAAESFEEEERKRLELQQLGQQQSEATRASQSSASSSIAPPAHQVKSGSVSSSSDAHSHGHSNTAATSAKAEISANGTTTTTTPVKKAKAMNVVPAPPPPITNTVSYSSVIKAAQAAGTSEANATSSNHTSSSNNTPKVNNNVPLATALGSTASGTPSKAPPPGFGQPLASVRSQSASPLTSESNLNDIDQRTTQPLKKKLSNTSQTSLVSNYDSGLGDSFNLLMNITSSRLNDPLPIQSIGNLLESSLLNCPDSFDAEKPRQYVPQNVHPSSVDYPQEPMFELNSAHYMQKFDDDTLFFCFYYSESIDNFAKYNAANELTKRGWVFNTEVGQWFSKKDTKPSGSKRLSMLLQKEDSLEPQGESNGNAQFKKYFDEKTWLVRNANSKKV
- a CDS encoding Opy2 protein (S. cerevisiae homolog OPY2 has role in cell arrest in response to pheromone, osmosensory signaling pathway and localizes to integral to membrane, plasma membrane, fungal-type vacuole) — translated: MTETHSYILNFVDIVQRDDDGCVDNCPTLSECVCSKKNEECVQVAQTCEKCAYNKCVAKVSSHKTNTGAIVGGAIGGAVFIALLAALYYYFRVYKKRPPVLLDDEYDYSYQDEDTDGFVSDKGGGYALQSMISKGANNSQSNISDQLSPTESHFSGIGKREGNLPNNGPFPSHTQLDKDATSGGQNGAVAGSAALERPPARRVLSGEARAKAKRRISSYESFTRPNALKSKSKQQQQLAAQQRRERQQKIIRQANLQQQQNLQLQHPQGADGVNQIYSNHSHRSSVATSISNASNILPIAYIPGVTVRPTKNNTRSLYSYDSESLFSDLNTIENASIVGESIGNHGQAASAAPNGANGNGVSVNTSPATMTAIKAQPKLVNVDKIEEEEEEEDFNEEDEDSFDIIPHHGFDTKTSRDDTDDSDVDSDIGQITRATSVKRLNKKSLSHSDVEGTTMRSSDHSSLPHNREILMNSESSSNISRIPADVIHYNDIDSNRDAASTVGSFLFDIGFEDNSISSPSNIAFDESNRKGSPFADSGV